A section of the Hemitrygon akajei chromosome 8, sHemAka1.3, whole genome shotgun sequence genome encodes:
- the LOC140731439 gene encoding anterior gradient protein 3-like: protein MLQIFVSAVFLLVMIISSPSTALKKRIPQTLSRGWGDDLTWVQTYEEGLFKSKKSNKPLLVIHHLEDCKYCNALKQAFAASKEIQEMADKDFIMLNLMHETSDKNLSPDGKYVPRIIFVDPSMTVRADITGRYTNRLYTYEPQDIQLLIGNMKKAKRLLTSEL from the exons ATGCTTCAGATATTTGTTTCTGCTGTTTTCCTCCTGGTCATGATCATCTCCAGCCCCAGCACAGCACTTAAAAAAAGGATACCTCAAACCCTATCAAGAG GTTGGGGAGACGATTTAACATGGGTTCAAACCTATGAAGAAGGGCTATTCAAGTCAAAGAAAAG CAACAAGCCATTACTTGTTATCCATCACTTGGAAGACTGTAAATACTGTAACG CACTGAAACAAGCTTTtgctgcaagtaaggaaatccagGAGATGGCAGACAAAGATTTCATCATGTTAAATCTTATG CATGAAACCTCAGACAAGAACCTTTCACCAGATGGTAAATATGTGCCCCGGATTATATTTGTAG ATCCATCTATGACTGTGAGAGCTGATATTACAGGGAGGTACACAAACCGCCTCTATACATATGAACCTCAAGATATTCAACTGT tgaTTGGTAACATGAAGAAAGCAAAACGTTTGCTAACATCTGAGCTATAA